A genomic window from Xyrauchen texanus isolate HMW12.3.18 chromosome 31, RBS_HiC_50CHRs, whole genome shotgun sequence includes:
- the LOC127624920 gene encoding putative nuclease HARBI1, whose amino-acid sequence MAALQRVLQLRVRERQRQRRPRSRLVTLNAFVRQHQNPLDILDDMAIIRRYCLLRRQIAQLLNSIGPQLMRATRRNFALSPEVQLLSALRFYATGSFLQVLGDGLGLSKSSVSRAVQAVTNSLLPLAAEHIKFPASRQDITEIQQYFLTHHHIPQVIGVIDGTLIPILTPSVDGHVYICRKGYAAINCQVICDHKGLITDIVARCPGSTHDSFIFTNSSVGQEAQNSQGQWRLLGDSGYPLRPYLFTSVANPMNNRETNFNESHRIARSIVERTIGRWKMRFRAIHQSSGGLLFAPQKCCAVIIVTAMLHNIAVQMRVPLLNREEDEEVEEMEEVEDEDGMGPHDQQRNAQYMAGFHARQQVIDRFF is encoded by the coding sequence ATGGCTGCACTACAACGTGTTCTTCAATTGAGGGTCAGAGAAAGACAAAGACAGAGACGACCACGAAGTAGATTGGTGACTTTAAATGCCTTCGTCAGACAGCATCAAAACCCCTTGGATATCCTTGATGACATGGCTATAATTAGGCGATACTGTCTGCTAAGAAGACAAATAGCCCAACTGCTAAATAGCATTGGACCTCAGCTGATGCGTGCCACCAGGAGAAATTTTGCCTTGTCCCCTGAAGTCCAACTCCTATCAGCTTTGAGATTCTATGCAACAGGCAGTTTTCTCCAGGTACTTGGTGATGGGCTTGGACTAAGTAAGTCATCAGTTTCAAGAGCTGTTCAAGCGGTCACCAATTCATTACTTCCACTTGCTGCGGAACACATTAAATTTCCAGCATCAAGACAGGACATCACAGAAATACAACAGTATTTTTTAACACATCATCACATCCCACAGGTCATTGGAGTGATCGATGGTACCTTGATCCCGATCCTTACACCATCTGTGGATGGCCATGTATATATATGCCGAAAAGGCTATGCAGCTATCAACTGCCAGGTGATCTGTGACCATAAGGGTTTGATCACAGACATTGTGGCAAGGTGTCCCGGAAGCACACACGACTCCTTCATATTCACCAATTCATCTGTGGGTCAGGAGGCACAAAACTCACAGGGACAGTGGAGGCTGCTTGGGGACAGTGGTTACCCACTGAGGCCATATCTCTTCACGTCTGTGGCTAATCCTATGAATAACAGGGAGACAAATTTCAACGAGTCACACCGTATTGCACGTAGTATTGTGGAACGCACAATAGGGAGGTGGAAGATGCGCTTTCGGGCAATTCACCAGTCCAGCGGTGGTCTTTTGTTTGCTCCACAAAAGTGCTGTGCAGTAATAATAGTAACAGCTATGCTGCACAACATTGCAGTGCAGATGAGAGTGCCCTTACTAAACAGGGAGGAAGATGAAGAGgtggaggagatggaggaggtggaggacgAAGATGGCATGGGACCACATGACCAACAAAGAAATGCCCAATACATGGCTGGTTTTCATGCACGTCAGCAAGTCATTGACAGATTTTTTTGA
- the LOC127624922 gene encoding myb-related transcription factor, partner of profilin-like: MAEQNKSRKDTFQKDEINVLLEEIEQNKDVIFNRFKGHHSNKEKQNIWEDIATKLTATRGVQRSGKEVRKKWQDFASLAKRKRALQRIAIKKTGGGTNESPLLTAEEEKALSILGTSASDGISGGIDIHGGVGITQPEPEPESGPSCSEEPSVSSAISQHLPSPSPPNNPPRPQPPSSVFQTAATTPQQFENVCSCSQDLVQLEREKLDVLKDIRQCLQEANERDNNFQQQLIELKKAKLALKERRLALEEMSFARPSISVPIIFPEDTGHGELNSPN; the protein is encoded by the exons ATGGCTGaacaaaacaaatcaagaaaAGATACCTTTCAAAAAGATGAAATTAATGTCCTTTTAGAGGAGATAGAGCAAAACAAAGATGTTATTTTTAACAGATTTAAAGGACACCattcaaataaagaaaaacaaaacatctggGAGGACATTGCTACCAAACTAACTGCAACCAGGGGTGTTCAAAGATCAGGGAAGGAGGTCCGCAAGAAGTGGCAGGATTTTGCAAGCCTGGCAAAAAGGAAGAGGGCACTGCAGAggattgcaataaaaaaaactggTGGTGGGACCAATGAGTCCCCCCTTCTCACAGCAGAGGAAGAAAAGGCATTGTCAATACTTGGCACAAGTGCTTCAGATGGCATTAGTGGGGGTATTGACATCCATGGAGGAGTAGGGATAACTCAACCTGAGCCTGAGCCTGAGTCAGGTCCTTCATGCTCAGAGGAACCATCAGTTTCATCTGCCATCTCCCAGCACCTACCATCTCCTAGTCCTCCAAACAACCCTCCCAGGCCTCAGCCTCCATCTTCAGTGTTCCAGACTGCAGCCACAACACCTCAGCAGTTTGAGAATGTCTGTAGCTGTAGTCAGGACCTAGTGCAGCTGGAGAGGGAGAAGCTAGATGTCTTGAAAGACATTAGGCAGTGCCTTCAAGAAGCCAATGAGAGAGACAACAACTTTCAACAGCAGCTCATTGAGCTCAAGAAGGCCAAGCTGGCCTTAAAAGAGAGGAGGCTTGCACTAGAGGAAATGAGTTTTGCAAGGCCCTCAATTTCTGTGCCCATTATCTTTCCAGAAGACACAG GTCATGGGGAACTGAATAGCCCAAATTAA